Proteins co-encoded in one Pelodiscus sinensis isolate JC-2024 chromosome 7, ASM4963464v1, whole genome shotgun sequence genomic window:
- the HOXD4 gene encoding homeobox protein Hox-D4 has product MAMSSYMVNSKYVDPKFPPCEEYLQNSYLAEQGSDYYTASQGSDFQHQGIYPRSNYSEQPFSCSNAQDSAVQPRGHGQEQSGPPSHFPGQAEHCLPPPVANSRACSQQQNLKTPNGSAIKQPAVVYPWMKKVHVNSVNPNYTGGEPKRSRTAYTRQQVLELEKEFHFNRYLTRRRRIEIAHTLCLSERQIKIWFQNRRMKWKKDHKLPNTKGRSSSSGSNQHLQTVSKDHQTDLTTL; this is encoded by the exons ATGGCCATGAGTTCGTATATGGTGAACTCTAAGTATGTGGATCCCAAATTTCCTCCTTGCGAGGAATATTTACAGAATAGCTACTTAGCTGAGCAGGGCTCCGACTATTACACCGCATCGCAGGGCTCTGATTTTCAGCATCAGGGAATCTATCCACGGTCAAACTACAGCGAGCAGCCCTTTAGCTGTAGCAATGCCCAAGACTCTGCAGTGCAGCCGCGGGGTCATGGACAGGAGCAATCCGGCCCACCGAGCCACTTCCCCGGTCAAGCAGAGCATTGTCTACCGCCTCCAGTAGCCAACTCACgagcctgcagccagcagcaaaaCCTCAAAACCCCAAACGGGTCAGCAATTAAGCAGCCAGCAGTAGTTTATCCCTGGATGAAGAAAGTCCATGTTAACTCGG TGAATCCCAATTACACCGGAGGCGAACCTAAACGCTCCAGAACAGCCTACACAAGGCAGCAAGTCCTAGAACTGGAAAAAGAATTTCATTTTAACAGGTATCTGACTAGGCGTCGTCGTATTGAAATAGCCCACACTTTGTGTCTCTCTGAACGCCAGATCAAGATCTGGtttcagaacagaagaatgaAGTGGAAAAAAGATCACAAACTGCCCAACACTAAGGGTAGGTCTTCTTCATCTGGTTCAAACCAACATTTACAGACTGTTTCCAAGGACCATCAGACTGACTTGACAACTTTATAG
- the HOXD3 gene encoding homeobox protein Hox-D3, with translation MLFEQGPQALAIPESKMQKTAYYDNSGLFGGYTYSKADAYSYSSAHQPYPQAALDTDYPSSACSIQSSAPIRAPAHKSSELNGSCMRTNGSGQASSQPPGLGEQQQPPALPPSSPPNPTNAAPPKKTKGGPNSSSSSSATISKQIFPWMKESRQNSKQKNTCAASGENCEDKSPPGPASKRVRTAYTSAQLVELEKEFHFNRYLCRPRRVEMANLLNLTERQIKIWFQNRRMKYKKDQKAKGIMHSPVGQSPDRSPPLSGPNHVGYSSQLPTVNSLSYDAPSPTSFAKSQQNMYGLAAYTAPLSSCLPQQKRYPGAEYDHHTMQSSGGFANPNLQGSPVYVGGNFVDSMPASGPMFNIGHLSHPSSASVDYSCAAQIPGNHHHGPCDPHPTYTDLTSHHTSQGRIQEAPKLTHL, from the exons ATGTTATTTGAGCAGGGTCCCCAGGCCTTGGCGATCCCAGAGAGCAAGATGCAGAAAACCGCGTACTACGATAACTCGGGGCTCTTCGGGGGCTACACCTACAGCAAAGCCGACGCCTACAGCTACAGCTCGGCCCACCAGCCTTACCCACAAGCCGCTCTGGACACAGACTACCCGAGCTCCGCCTGCTCCATCCAGAGCTCGGCTCCCATCCGAGCTCCAGCCCATAAGAGCAGCGAGCTGAATGGCAGCTGCATGCGGACCAACGGCAGCGGCCAAGCAAGCAGTCAGCCCCCGGGTCTAGgcgagcagcagcagccgcctgcgctgcccccttcttccccaccgAACCCCACCAATGCGGCCCCCCCGAAAAAAACCAAAGGCGGCCCCaattcctccagctcctcctccgccACCATTAGCAAACAGATCTTCCCCTGGATGAAAGAGTCCCGGCAGAACTCCAAGCAGAAAAACACCTGCGCCGCTTCAG GAGAAAACTGCGAAGACAAAAGTCCCCCGGGCCCGGCTTCCAAGAGGGTCCGCACCGCCTACACCAGCGCGCAGCTGGTGGAGCTGGAGAAGGAGTTTCATTTCAATCGCTATCTCTGCCGCCCGCGCAGAGTGGAAATGGCCAATCTCCTGAACCTGACGGAGCGGCAGATAAAAATCTGGTTCCAGAACAGGCGAATGAAGTACAAAAAAGACCAGAAAGCCAAAGGGATCATGCACTCTCCCGTAGGACAGTCCCCTGACCGAAGTCCACCCTTAAGCGGCCCAAATCACGTAGGATATTCCAGCCAGCTTCCAACAGTCAATAGTCTTAGCTACGATGCGCCTTCGCCAACATCCTTTGCCAAATCCCAGCAAAACATGTATGGCCTGGCTGCGTACACAGCACCTCTCAGCAGCTGTTTGCCCCAGCAGAAAAGATACCCGGGAGCAGAGTATGACCATCACACCATGCAAAGTAGCGGCGGCTTTGCCAATCCCAATTTGCAGGGCAGCCCGGTGTATGTCGGAGGCAACTTTGTTGATTCCATGCCAGCCTCTGGCCCCATGTTCAACATCGGCCATCTTTCCCATCCTTCATCTGCCAGCGTGGACTACAGCTGCGCCGCTCAGATCCCCGGCAACCATCACCATGGACCTTGTGACCCTCATCCTACATACACAGATCTCACTTCTCATCACACGTCTCAGGGAAGGATTCAAGAAGCGCCCAAACTAACGCATCTGTAG